TCAATGACCGTTACCGTATCCTTAAGTCATTAGGACAAGGAGGCTTTGGTAAAACGTTTCTGGCTCTTGATCAAAAGTATCAACAAAATAGCGAATCCTCTGATACAAAAAATAACTTCTGTGTCATCAAACAATTTTTAGCGCCCTCTCAAACTTCCTACCATAGTCACAAAGCTTTTGAACTATTTCAACAAGAATCTGTCCGTTTAGCAGAACTCGGTAAACATCCCCAAATTCCCCAACTCCTAAATACTTTTGAGCAAGAAGGTAAACAGTATTTAGTCCAAGAATGGGTGGATGGACAAAATTTACAACAGGAATTAGCCGAGACTGGAGCATTTAATGAAGCAGACATTTACCAAGTATTAAATGAATTGTTACCTTTGTTGCAGTTTATTCATGCTCATCAGGTAATTCATCGAGATATTAAACCTGCTAATATTATTCGTCGCAGTCAAGACCACAAATTATTTTTAGTAGATTTCGGCTCTGCTAAATATAAACGGCTTAATTGGGAAACGGAAACTATAATTGGCAGTGCTGAATATGCTGCACCAGAACAGGTTCGAGGTAAAGCAGTATTTAGCAGCGACCTGTACAGTTTAGGTGTGACTTGCCTACATTTGCTTACTCAGATGTCGCCGTTTGATTTATATGATTGCAGTGAAAATGTTTGGATATGGCAATCATATTTAGTTGAGCCAATAAGTTCATCTTTAGAGATGATTCTCTGCAAATTGGTACAACCAGCAACTAAACTACGCTATCAATTTGCAGCAGAAGCGCTATTAGATTTGCATAGTTTATCAAAATATTGTGATGTTGTAGCTAAACCTTCTGACAACACCGAGATAGACGCAGACTTTGAAAATCCTTATTTTGGATTAGAGCGTAAAGCAGATTTACTTGCTAGTGTCTCATCTTTTCCCGATAGTTCTTTATCATCCGTCACTATTTTTGACCCAAAAACAAAAACTTGGCATTACTTTCCTGCAATAACTGAAAGTAGCGAACTGACGCGAAAGGTAGCAGCATTTTTAGCACCGCGTCTAGCTGTAGTTACACCTATACAAAAGGAAAAAGCGGCTAAGGTTGGTAAAAAAGCTAGATACAAACTGAGTAGGATTTGCCAAACAATGATCACAGCGATCGCTTTTACTATTGCTTGCGTAGCTGTAGTAGTTGAATCAAATTCAATTCCTCACAATTTGCAGCTAAATATCACAAGAACTTTTCAGCAATTTATGAACATGAGACAAAACGAAAAAACACTTCCTTAATCCCTCATAGTTAAACTTATTAAACGTATAAGAGTAAATTATCATAGAAGCTTCACAAAGGTTATTTCTAGCAAATAACTTAAATTCTTTACAGGGGTGGCTTTCTCTATCTTCAAGAAGTTCCTTAACTCCACAGAAGAATA
Above is a genomic segment from Nostoc sp. MS1 containing:
- a CDS encoding serine/threonine-protein kinase; protein product: MYGGFSDHQKHSQFLQQNSSPEFEKSDIVLNDRYRILKSLGQGGFGKTFLALDQKYQQNSESSDTKNNFCVIKQFLAPSQTSYHSHKAFELFQQESVRLAELGKHPQIPQLLNTFEQEGKQYLVQEWVDGQNLQQELAETGAFNEADIYQVLNELLPLLQFIHAHQVIHRDIKPANIIRRSQDHKLFLVDFGSAKYKRLNWETETIIGSAEYAAPEQVRGKAVFSSDLYSLGVTCLHLLTQMSPFDLYDCSENVWIWQSYLVEPISSSLEMILCKLVQPATKLRYQFAAEALLDLHSLSKYCDVVAKPSDNTEIDADFENPYFGLERKADLLASVSSFPDSSLSSVTIFDPKTKTWHYFPAITESSELTRKVAAFLAPRLAVVTPIQKEKAAKVGKKARYKLSRICQTMITAIAFTIACVAVVVESNSIPHNLQLNITRTFQQFMNMRQNEKTLP